One segment of Setaria viridis chromosome 4, Setaria_viridis_v4.0, whole genome shotgun sequence DNA contains the following:
- the LOC117851308 gene encoding aspartic proteinase nepenthesin-2 → MGRFLPLVLVAVVIFPLLMPAPLVLSAAVRPPVKINSAQAKKISDYFKKQAFDFLKDHALDVIPNVLSTPEGQKQGTKAADTAGLYVFNLSVGTSILQNITGILDITTELVWAQCACSADACLPPPGTTFDPSTSDTFAGVPCISQRCQSVIKQQCDPDPAANCTYLMQYDDYTNTTGYLGNDTFTFGQTQFPDVVFGCSKASYGDFFGASGVLGFSRGSLSLVSQLQLSWFSYLLVSDGPSPLQFGYDAVPQTENSHSTPLLNNDANPGLYYVKLTGIMIDGRQLNGIPAGTFDIQSNGSGGVFLSTTVPVTYLDEAAYNVVRKAFVSRITAEAVDGSALGLDLCYTLQPKDEMVVPKLTLVFDGTNAAMELKKYNYFFADNNTNLECLTILPSRGGSLLGSLLQTDTNMAYDIEGSRLIFETASAPTPDLKVSLMVVVQFLALALLF, encoded by the coding sequence ATGGGTCGGTTCCTCCCACTTGTACTGGTAGCTGTAGTTATTTTCCCCCTCCTCATGCCAGCGCCGCTTGTCTTGTCGGCGGCCGTCCGGCCGCCGGTCAAGATAAATTCAGCACAGGCGAAGAAGATCAGCGACTACTTCAAGAAGCAAGCCTTCGACTTCTTGAAGGATCACGCCTTGGACGTCATCCCGAACGTCCTGTCAACTCCGGAAGGCCAGAAGCAGGGCACAAAAGCGGCCGACACCGCCGGCCTCTACGTCTTTAACCTCTCCGTCGGCACGTCGATCCTGCAGAACATTACCGGCATCCTGGACATCACCACTGAGCTCGTGTGGGCGCAGTGCGCGTGTAGCGCTGACGCCTGCTTGCCACCTCCGGGGACCACATTCGACCCAAGTACGTCGGACACCTTCGCCGGGGTTCCCTGCATCAGCCAGAGGTGCCAGAGCGTGATCAAGCAGCAATGTGACCCTGACCCCGCGGCGAACTGCACGTACCTTATGCAATACGACGACTACACCAACACGACCGGCTACCTCGGCAACGACACGTTCACGTTTGGTCAGACTCAGTTCCCCGACGTGGTGTTCGGCTGCAGCAAGGCGAGCTACGGTGATTTCTTTGGCGCCTCCGGCGTCCTGGGCTTCAGCAGGGGGAGCCTATCCCTGGTGTCCCAGCTCCAACTCTCCTGGTTCTCCTACCTCTTGGTTTCGGACGGACCCAGCCCCTTGCAGTTCGGCTATGACGCCGTTCCGCAGACGGAGAACAGCCACTCAACTCCCCTTCTCAACAACGACGCAAACCCTGGCCTTTACTATGTCAAGCTCACCGGCATAATGATCGACGGCCGGCAGCTCAACGGCATCCCAGCTGGAACCTTCGACATCCAGTCGAACGGTTCCGGCGGGGTGTTCCTGAGCACGACCGTCCCGGTCACGTACCTCGACGAGGCCGCGTACAACGTTGTCAGGAAGGCATTCGTCAGCCGGATCACGGCGGAAGCTGTGGACGGCTCGGCGCTTGGTCTTGACCTGTGCTACACGTTGCAACCCAAAGACGAAATGGTGGTTCCCAAGCTGACACTGGTGTTCGACGGCACGAACGCGGCGATGGAGCTCAAGAAGTACAACTACTTCTTCGCGGACAACAACACCAACCTGGAGTGCCTGACCATTCTGCCGTCCCGGGGCGGGTCGCTACTGGGCAGCTTGCTGCAGACGGACACGAATATGGCGTATGACATCGAAGGCAGCCGGCTCATATTCGAGACGGCATCTGCGCCGACGCCAGATTTGAAGGTGTCTCTGATGGTAGTAGTCCAATTTCTAGCATTGGCGCTGCTGTTTTAG